In Paractinoplanes brasiliensis, the following proteins share a genomic window:
- a CDS encoding DUF305 domain-containing protein, whose translation MTVSTDPGAAADAAAPHDPARRPRGPVWAVLALVLGVALGIGIGLSIPHFTKPGDDSVEAGFLRDMSTHHAQAVEMSMIAHQRSDDPEIVYVANDIALTQHGQIGYMQAWLRDWGLSPSSTRQPMEWMPNSAGSIVNGLMPGMATPEQLTKLRGASGKELNTEFLTLMRQHHLGGIHMAQEAVKLSDNKDIDWIAQSMVNSQQSELGLIDDLLKKVQAG comes from the coding sequence ATGACTGTCTCGACAGATCCCGGCGCGGCGGCCGACGCCGCCGCGCCGCACGACCCGGCCCGGCGCCCCCGCGGCCCCGTCTGGGCTGTGCTGGCCCTCGTCCTCGGCGTGGCCCTCGGCATCGGCATCGGCCTGTCGATCCCGCATTTCACCAAGCCGGGTGACGACTCGGTCGAAGCCGGCTTCCTACGCGACATGTCGACCCACCACGCCCAGGCGGTGGAAATGTCGATGATCGCCCACCAGCGCTCGGACGACCCCGAGATCGTCTACGTGGCCAACGACATCGCGCTCACCCAGCACGGCCAGATCGGCTACATGCAGGCCTGGCTGCGCGACTGGGGCCTCAGCCCGAGCAGCACCCGCCAGCCGATGGAGTGGATGCCCAACTCCGCCGGCTCGATCGTCAACGGCCTCATGCCCGGCATGGCCACCCCCGAACAACTCACCAAGCTGCGCGGCGCCAGCGGCAAAGAACTCAACACCGAGTTCCTGACCCTGATGCGCCAGCACCACCTGGGCGGCATCCACATGGCCCAGGAAGCCGTCAAACTGTCCGACAACAAGGACATCGACTGGATCGCCCAGAGCATGGTCAACTCCCAGCAGAGCGAGCTGGGCCTGATCGACGACCTGCTCAAAAAAGTCCAAGCCGGCTGA
- a CDS encoding DUF3105 domain-containing protein has translation MSMSTPGPERVPSSVKVTKTSGQGKPPAGAPSGKKPGSKGPAGKGGGKGRKPVTPVKVAGSRNWGPIAVAGVVVLIAAGIIGYGVYAAVQGSRDWQDKVSEIAGVVNYREQNNAAINDTSHKQGALQYVTSPPVGGAHNSTPQNCTGDVYDAPIANEHAVHSLEHGAVWITYKQGLAADQVNVLKTKVEGKDYMFMSPYAGLDKNVSVQVWGFQLKTDDVNDPKIDEFIKDTRSVSALEPGVSCSGGNTTTGPVQGTGNGAVMNK, from the coding sequence ATGAGCATGAGCACGCCGGGTCCCGAGCGGGTCCCGTCCTCCGTCAAGGTCACCAAGACCTCCGGTCAGGGTAAGCCGCCGGCCGGCGCCCCCTCCGGCAAGAAGCCCGGCAGCAAAGGCCCCGCCGGCAAGGGCGGCGGCAAGGGCCGCAAGCCGGTCACCCCGGTCAAGGTCGCGGGCAGCCGCAACTGGGGCCCCATCGCCGTGGCCGGCGTGGTCGTCCTGATCGCCGCCGGCATCATCGGCTACGGCGTCTACGCGGCCGTGCAGGGCTCCCGTGACTGGCAGGACAAGGTCTCCGAGATCGCCGGCGTGGTCAACTACCGCGAGCAGAACAACGCGGCGATCAACGACACCTCCCACAAGCAGGGCGCCCTGCAGTACGTGACGAGCCCGCCGGTCGGCGGCGCGCACAACTCGACCCCGCAGAACTGCACCGGCGACGTGTACGACGCGCCGATCGCCAACGAGCACGCGGTGCACAGCCTCGAGCACGGCGCCGTCTGGATCACCTACAAACAGGGTCTGGCGGCCGACCAGGTCAACGTGCTCAAGACCAAGGTCGAGGGCAAGGACTACATGTTCATGTCGCCGTACGCCGGCCTCGACAAGAACGTCTCCGTGCAGGTCTGGGGCTTCCAGCTCAAGACCGACGACGTCAACGACCCGAAGATCGACGAGTTCATCAAGGACACCCGGTCCGTCTCCGCCCTCGAGCCCGGCGTGTCCTGCTCCGGCGGCAACACGACGACCGGCCCCGTGCAGGGCACGGGCAACGGCGCGGTCATGAACAAGTGA